The genomic DNA CCATGGGAAGCCTTAGATGTGGACTCCATAGCTGTAACATCTTCTGGGAAGGAGCCACTAAGACGTTTCTTCACACGGGGCCTTGGGATACGAaaaattgtttgtttgtccttCTTTGGCATCTCTGATGCATGCTCTGATTTCTTAGAAGATGTGATGTCGATTGTATCAACAGATGTGTCACCAACTATACTAGACTGCTTTATTTCTTCCATACCAGTGTTGACAATCTGGACTGCTTTTACACACTCCTTGTCACTGTCAATTTTGCCAAATTTGCTTGAGGTCAATTTATTGCCACGTTGTGGAAGACGTATCTTCTTAATGATTGAGAGAGAAGCAGTTTGCTCaacattaaatatttttgattttggctTCAGGGTGATGCTCTCAATTCCCTTTTTTTTCGAGGGTGGAATTACATGAGATGAGGCCTGGACAGATGTATCAGTGTCTTTCTTGGGGCATTTCAGTGTACAAGAAGTTTGCTCAGTGTCTTTTGAGCAGACCAGGTCTGTGTCTGCCTGTTGAGAGGCACGCTGCACAAAATCCTGAGAGTGCTGTTTGGTTGTTGGGTCTTTTCTTCCAACAGGCTGTGAAGGGATCATTTCAGTAGTTGTTTGACTGGGTTTATCAAGGCTCTGTAAAGGTTCCAGAGCACCTGAGACATCAGAGCTTCTCTCGCAAGGTTCAGGAGGAACAGGATCCGTAGTTTTCAAAGCAGAACTGACTTTCAAATCTTGTTGGCCATTAGCTTTTGTAACAGATGTATGTCTGGAGCCGCTGTCTTTTCTCCTCTGAGGCTTGCAAGGGGCAGTATTCTGTGGAGTTTCAGGAGGCAAACTGCCATCTCTTTTTTTCACACGAGGAGGCACAACAACATCCACGGATATTTGCACAGATTCAACTTCACTTTTTTGTCTATGGTCACCTGTGTATGGGGTTACTCGAGCAATAACACTTTCTTGGGCATGATCATTCTGAGGTACACCAAGAGGAACGCTACTGTCTTCTTTCATCATGTTGCAAGACGGGGCAGTGGCAGGTTGTATCTCACCAGTAGCATCTTTTTTTACAGACTGGACTGAAACAACTTCAGGGAGGGGTTTGACTGACAAACCATCAGATTTTTGTTTGTGGTCTGGTGTTAAACTATCCTTCCTTCTGAGTGGTCGTAATGGAACAGTGTCTTTTTCATTATCACACCCTTTCTGTTGAGGTTCTGGAACTTTTCTCCTGGGCTTTCTGCCTCGCTGAGGGACAGATATAGCTTGTATAGCTGGTGGGTCTGAGGGTTTGTCCATGAGTATCTCTCCATGTACATTGGCATCTGTCAGTGACTCATTTGTTGTAGGCTCCAGGGAAGTGGCAGAAATGTCTtctatgtttgtttgttggtgGCTTAAGGAAAAGAAAGGACAAGCTTCAGAATTTGCTGTTCTTTACTCTGTCATATAGTTGTACCATGCACCCCATCTCCAACCAGcaaacaaaatgacacattgttaAACAAAACTCACAATCACTTATTTTTGCTTTACTTGTCTACATGCACTCTGTCATTAAAACACAGAGAGCACAGCAGAAACAGCAGCAAATAAaagacactttttttatttaacctttatttaaccaggtataAAACTCactgagattaaaaatctctttttcaagagtgtcctggccattACACGCAGCAGCACAATTAACACGGTTGcagacataaaacaaacaaaacaaatggagacacaagacaaagacaaagttgCCTTAAGTTTAAAACGCCATGTAAAACGtgataaaaaaagcaacattaccATTCCACATCACAATTCCAATCTTTACAGTCATTACAAAATAGTCGACCATCACAATAAGCAGAACTAGAGACAATTTTATCGCCAAAAATGCAGAACATGTACACTATCACACCATGCATCCAAACACTTAACAGGGTCATTGTCCACCCCCACTCACCCTTTATCCAGTTGTAAAGAAGTTGACACGGTTCTACCCTCATCCTGTTCCGTCTCAGTCTGGTGCCTTGCTAACAAACTTTCAATGTATACTGATGTTTGAACAGAATCCTGCCCTGTGAGTGGCCTCTCCTTTGTGAGCCATTGATCAAGAGGAGCCTTTTGTTCCGTTACTTGTTCACTATCTTCCTTTGATATTTCAGTGATATCTGCCTCTGTCAGCGGTGGCCATTTCTTCATACTTGCACAAACCAAAAACCTATCATCACTTTTGGTAGTTGGTGATGGAGACGCTGATGGATCCCCTAACAAGTCCCACATGTAAGGCTCAGCAATTAATGGAAATTCAATGTTATCTttggtttgaatttcatcaAACTGGCCCTCTATCTTCTGTATGGTAGTAGTGTTATCCGCAAAATGTGTTGAAAACTTATCTGAAGGGGTCAGTGTCGTGTCTTTCAGATCCATAGAAAAGGCAGCCTTGGGTTGGTGCTCCACCTCAGCTAAAGTAGAGCTAGAAGGCCCCAACATGGACGCTACTGTTTCATAACTGTGAGACATGGATACTGTAGTGAGTGAGTGTAACCTGGAACCATGCAAAAACAATGGTTTCAATAAACATATAGCTAACTATAGAAACCAGTCAGCATTGGAGAAAGTAAAAAGAATCCATGCAAATGCAGTCCAGTTTTTACTTTACCccaaactttaaaatgtcaaaatctatattttaaaaataaatgagctTGATGTATGATAAAGTGGAGGATGAAATATCTTCATTTAGGGTTACAAATAATCGATGTTGCATGCTTCACACTATTAGTTTCAGACCATTCTTACACTTACCCTTTATGGAAAACACCCACAATAGCATGTACTAATCCTGATGCATCTTCCTCTTTTGCTGGCAAAGAggattttgcctttttttctgtaattgttCCCTCTGCCTCCAAAACTTCCCAACCCAAGACTCCCGCTGGCTCTGATGTGTCCAATGGTCTCTTCCCTGTTAGGGCTTCCTCCCCTACTATCCTCTCTATATGGGATTTGCTGAGGACCCAGAAACAAAGCCGTTTAAGGCGTGATCCACAGAACTCAGGCAGCAAcacaatgaaaaatgtaatgaaatacaGCCTTCACAGAGATGCTGAAATGTACCATTCACTGTATTATCAAGTTACTAAAGCTACCGTTAATTGGTCCAAACAGTCTGTGTTAGGCAAGCACTAAAGTGACCCCTTTCACAGCAAACAATGCAAGAACACCAGGCTCTTCTACTTACCCGTTATCTACAAAACAGTCTATGTTTTGCTTTGCACTGCCTTTGACTTTCTCCTCTGTCATAAAAGCAAACATAGTAAAATACATGTAAAGAAACAAGACAAAGAAAGGTGAATGTGAACTCAATCTTCACACTGTGAATGTCTCACCATATGCAAGTGCTGTGCTGGTGAGGCGAATAGATGTGGATGGAACACCAGGCATTCTTGGGTCTTTGAGATATGACTGAGTTGACTGCGCATGAGGCAATTCTTGTGATGTATGCTTCTCAGTAGAACAAGGGCCTGGAATAGTCATTGTTTTATTCTCTGTTGGATTCAATTGTAAAATGCTGGGGAGCCCAGGGATTCGAGTCAAATGTGGACATGATGGAGCCAATGCTACCATGTACTTCATTTCATCTTGATCATGTTTGTCTTTGGCTGGGAACTTTGCTATGACAGAAATCTTCTCATCCTGCAGCTTCTTTAACAGGGACTTGTGTGTTGTCCTAGGTTGTATATTTGTACATTCAGAGCTAAGCATCCTTGCTGATGGAAAACCTGGGATACATGAAACACATGGAGCAGATGTGTATAAGCTGACCATGTTTGGCGGTCTGTTTACAACTTGAGCAGAAGGAAAACCACATACTCTGGCCTCTTTTGGGCAGGATGTCACTAATTTCACCATGCCTTTCGTGTTGTAGCAATATAGCTGGTCCTGTCCAGCAAGTGACAAAATCATGTGTGCCCTCTTCTCCTGAGGCTTTATTAAAATTGGTTTTGTTTCATTTATCCACCCTGTGCTTGGAATTGTAGTCATGGATGCAAACCCTTTGAGATTTGAAGCACTAGAGCAGCAAGGTACAAAACGTATGATATTGGGTTCAATCTCTGATTTGGTTTGAGATGCAGAGGGGAACCCTGGGACCCTGGGTGCTTCTGGGCAAGATGGCGCTAAAGCAAACATTGTCTTCGCAGTTTCTTTGTCTTGATATGGAAGGTGTATCACAAAAACAGTTTCCTTTAGTGGCTTATCACACAAAGTGGGTGTTTTAAAAAGCCATTGGAATTTTGAGGCCCCTTCAAACGATGCAAATCCAGGGAGACTGGATACTTTGGTGCAAATAGGTACAATCCTTAGCATATTGTATTGCGGGACAGATGGGAAGCCTGGAATCTTTGATGCTCCTGGGCAAGAAGGAACTAAAGCAAGCATGTTGCTTGGTTCGTCTATGTTAATTGGCGAGCTGTCAATCCTAAACAGATTGTTCTTTTGTGGTCTGTGCATCAGTGAAACCAGTTCAGTACCCCATCCCTCTTCCCTGTGCCCTTCAACCGATGGAAATCCAGGTATGATAGAAACAAGGGGGCACAAAGGAAGGAGGTTGActacattttggccataatACACCATTTTGGGATTCGGAATAGATGGGAAACCAGGGATGCTTGACACTTTAGGACAGGATGGTACACATGAAACCATATTCTTCATTatctttttgttgtcatttgatGTGTCAAATATGACTGTCTTCTTCGGTAGCCTCTTCAGCAATGAACCCTTTTCTGTTACCCATCCTACACTCCTATTCCCATCAACTGATGGGAATCCAGGAATTTTGGAAACTTGCGAGCACAATGTAAAAAGGCTGATAATATTCTGTGCACTATACACAGTTAGGGGATTTGGATGAGAAGGAAATCCTGGCGTCCGTGCCTCTTTTGGACAGGATGGTACAAGAAAAAACATTGCTTTCATTGCTCTCTTATCTCCTTGACATCTGTCTATTGATGACACCTGCTTGTCTTTCAATCTTGGTTCAAATAGTGATTCCCTGCTCTGTGTCCACTCTTTTGAATTATGAGATGATGGAAATCCTGGTATTTGTGACACTTTTGAGCATGAGCTTGAAAGATTGATCATATTTGTCTTGTCAACAGCATTAATCATTCTGGATTTCGGTAAAGAGGGACAGCCAGAGATGAGCGATTCTCTTGGGCAACTAGGTGCAAGAGACACaactcctttcatgtctttgcCGATTTTATCGTACTCCAGTAGTAAAACAgactcttttttattttcctgttcCCATAATGGTTGATGAATAGTGTTCCAGTCTTTGCCGTCAGCTTTCTGTATTGAAGGAAAACCAGCCATACTTGAGGAGGCCGGGCAGGATGGAAGGAGATTGACCCTACTAAATGCATTATTACTTACTGTAGGTTCCAGAGCAGATGGAAATCCAGGGATACAAGCTTGTTTTGGACAAGTTGGGGCTAAAGCTGACATGGCCCCCATGTCATCATTGTGAGGTCTCTCTTCAATCATGACTGCGTTGCTTTTTGGCTGTTTAACCCCTAAGGGTGTGTAATCTGTAGCCCAGATGTTGCTGAAATGTTCCATTAATGATGGAATACCTTCAATGCAAGAGGTTTTGGGGCAAGAGCTTGAAAGGCTGATCATATCTGATCCATGAAGTGCTACAGTAGGTTGTGGAATTGAGGGGGTGCCTGCTATGCAAGAATATTTTGGGCAAGTTGGTACCAAAGCTCCAATTTCCATTTCATCCTTCTCTTTtggtgacactgtcatgacaacaacttcagtttttattttcttctccaaAAGTGGTTCCTGTTGAGATACCAAAAATCTGTTATTGGCTTCATGGGTAGATGGTGAACCAGGTATATTGGATACACTTGGACAACCGGGACACATATTCACCACATTTGGTGGTCCACTGTATTGTGGTACAGAAGGGAACCCTGGATTTCTGGCCTCTCTGGGACAAGAGGGTACCAGTAAAACCATTTCCTTCTTGTTCTTTTCATCATCCTTTGATGCATCCGTCAGTAATATTTCCTTAGTTTTTGATTGTTTCTCCCAGATTGGCTTTTGATCTATAAGCCAGTGTTTGTCTTTTACGGGCAATTTGGACGACATGCCAGCAATGTTTGTCACACCTGGGCAGGCTTCCAAGAAAGTGTACTGTTTATACTCAATTTCAGGCTTCACATAATATGGCACACATTGTGCGCGAGGGGGGGAAGACTTTTCATCCACGCGAGGGGGGGAAGACTTTTCATCCACTAATTCATTATCCCTTGATGGAGTATCCCAAGTAGACTTGCTGTCCAGTAGGCATTCGTCTATTTGTTTAGCAGTAGCAGTGAATTCAAATAGGGTGCTAACTGTTGGCCACATTGGCAATAAATCTGCAATCCCAGCTTCTGTATTTGTCTTTATTCCATCACCAGTGTCTAACATCATGGAAGGGAGACTGGCCATTTCCATTTCTTCCTCTGATCTTCTAGTTACCTCTGTAGATACCTTTGGTAGCTCCTCCCATATTATAGTCTTTTGTGTAGGATATGTTATTGTATTGGCCTTTGGAAGCTCCTCCCATAGTATGGTCTTGTTTGATGGATGTTTCTTTAACTGCTGCTCAGCATTCTTTATTTGGGTTTGGGATGCGAGTTCTTCTGCACCAGCAACAATTGTGCATGATGGCTGTAGCGAAACCATGTTTTCATGTCTAAAGAGAAGGTAAATACAAAGTTATAGTCAAGCTTTACTGTTGTAAGATGCCATCCCATTAGCTACATTGTAATTCTACATATTTTCCTCACAATACAATGCAAGCCTGCTACAGTGTACCTAAATCAATTAGTGAGAAAGTAATCAGGTCTTCACAGTATAGTATCAACTATTTTTCATACAGTATGATAGCAAAATTGGATACAACTACTCAGCTTTCTTAAAATAGGTATTTTACTCTCATGCATGCTATTTCAACAAATGCTATTCACTCCAAACAGCCTGTATTAAAACGACCCACCACTAGAGCCAAAAACCTGCACTGCAAAAACATCATGCCACAGCATTTTCTTAggttaaatacagtaaaaacagCCAGTGCAGTAAAGCCAGTGTTATTACAGAGTGAAAAACATCCAATAATTCAACAGAAGTATTCCTCAAAGTATATTCCTCTAATCAGACCCGGATAAACACAATGTGGTGCCCTACGGTGCCCCTTTCCTCCCACTTTACACATAAAACAGTACAGTTTAGTATAGGTATAAAGACCATAGATTGTCAGTTTTCGAGGTATatcgaggtttttttttttttccttaaatttcacacaaaataaaactgccACAGTTCAGAagactgaaatatttaaaaaattatttGTAGGGctcccggatagctcagttggtagagcgggcgcccatatataatATAACGTGTATACAGATATACAAAGTCCCGGTCACGCTACACTGCTTGAACCCTCAATGGTAAACCATTTTGCTAACTATCACTAGCGATACAATTTGACAATGAAAGGCGAAGAATTTAAGCTACCTAAAGAGGACATTATTACTTAAAACCATGCAACACATATCACTACGCCTAGATCAAACTGACAAGTGCCTATGTATTAGCCTCTCTCATACTTACCCACTCTCAGAGTATCTAATGCACTTTTCATCCACACTGTCATAACATGTAGTAGTAATGATGTCTATTGacattgttttatttgactCTTCTAAGGGCATGGAACCATGACCTTTCACAGTGACTACAGCAGTCTCTACTTCTTTGACCTTCTCAAACATTGATATTTGTGTTTCTTGAATATCCTTTTGACCCCAGGGGCTGAAACAATGACAAGGTACAAGTGGGAAATAACTAAAAGTTTGGTGAAAAACAGAATAACTCAAAGCAACAGAATGTTTGACACACAACAAATGCAAATTGTGCAGTCAAATGGTGTTGAGATAAAGCAAATGCATTATTGTAGAAATGCATCACTGCATCACTGTGCAAACCAAGGCAACCCACCTCTTCCTAACACTCAAGAACAATGGCATGTCAGGAATGGAGTGCCACATTCTGCAATGCAAGTTTCTGAAAACAGAATTGACAAGCATATGTTTCAAATCTAACCCGCTGACATCACATAGAGAACTCAAACTTCCACTCTCCAACTCACTCACCCTTTTTCGAGAACAGCTATTTCTTCAGCCTCAATCGGTATCCAAAAGCCCCGTTCATCTTTATGTCTCTCCAAAGCTGAGCACACATCAgatttagttttctttgtgtCAAGATCTAATCTGGTTGGACTGGCCTCATCCCATAACATCTCAATCCCATTAACGACAGAGGATCGCTGGTCCACTTGGATTTGAGAATTTGACGATGGTAAATCTTTGACAATAGCCTCGACGGGACAGGTTAATGACTCAATTGTCATTCTTTGTTGTAGATGTTCTGGTACATCTTGGCTTGGGAATATGAACTGCATGGATTTCTCTCTGACAGAAACATTACAGAGAGAATGTTCTTCCAGTGACAGCTGTTGACTTTTAAGGTTTTCACTTTCCTTTCCAATTATTTTTGTTCCTGGCCACCCCTGTTCTGAATGGTGCACATGTGTTGATGTTACCCCAAGAACAGAAGCTTTCTTTGGGCAAGATGGCACTATATTTACCATATTCGGAAGCCGGTCTATGTCAGGCGGTGAAACTGCTGTGAAACCAGAACTGAGAGAAATGTTTGGACAAGAAGGTTCAAGAGAAATACTTGCCATTGCTATATCTTTGTGAGAAGAACTATACTTTGGGTAAATTTGGCAGCAGTCTTGCATATTTACCACCGGCCAGCCCCCTACTTTAGAATGGGAAATAATTGACATTCTGGAGGGGAAACCAATTATACTTGACTGTCTTGGGCAACATTGCAGCAACTGTACCATGTCTGGATTTTTTCCCACACTAACATCAACAGCTTGGGGTCGTGGAGCAGAAGGAAATCCAGGGTTCAAGGCTTGTCGTGGACATGATAGAAGCATACTCAGCATTACTTCTTTCTCCCTACTTGACATTTCCTTAACTGGAAAATCTTGGTTAACAACGCAATACCTTATATTGAATGGGTTTTTCCAA from Sander vitreus isolate 19-12246 chromosome 19, sanVit1, whole genome shotgun sequence includes the following:
- the ehbp1l1a gene encoding uncharacterized protein ehbp1l1a isoform X14, with the protein product MTSVWKRLQRVGKKASKFQFAASFQELTIECTKKWQPDKLRVLWIRRNRRHSTKLHSWQPGITNPYRGLVLWQVPESLDITVTLFKEPTAEEFEDKEWTFVIENETKGHKKVLASADINMKKFASATPAQYDVTLKLKPLSVKVVEATLKLNLSCVFLKEGKATDEDMQSLASLMSMKQSDIGNLDDFNDSDDEGGEERRASFGQAAHVTASASSNMRVHDVAWRPAVVSGPTVTSEMGLKASSGIFSTISVPSRPPLPEPPDPSVPSSLHIRPPSIGQPARPSPYAYSVPAFTRAHPPALPKIFQPTAGSVPLSAPRRPHSFHSDSSPAEGLEAFPTFTPSKAISISSISSLPSDPSLHTVLFPDTSQPACLRTQGVPSFSSASSSSSSSAPLGSFSSMPPPPPACRQPRARLTSVGEPGSALTRPTSLPSAPETASWQSEWRPPESQAPLAQPAHSPRFLHLSEPRQPAVLQKKPTETPSLFSLPVTGQSLEQKPQGGSGFVTSWRPQVTPTVEMPSSSPLNPSSALPLFGSPPPPQPHLIQTAIISISDQDAEFKRQLSTLSEEDNQCTTATTTDPRAPASRRPTSSRASEQRRDAHFGIEVVKASAGSLQGPSLHLPQMARIDTKPIGRIGVAHKKETLTMDLGNESVAFSVSSCVRDANSAFPPIVMDETPEAQSGEQPIAKNLQWENLQKDTQKISPAVPIPIMDKKTICNMTASDKVTSRLDSDFGFLSAQQATTDTLSKQREKIKVDFSSSSTKCFDVHGLDPEHCMEKGSTENVASVDERLLCERDRRVAQELVLPSSAVGIKEKRVYTSKVELFPLSTTGIAISHSPSTSQPKVQIEEPVGVPRMIKSQSSCPQYSKIPGMPSLHQSQVIAWFDDRLLFQKLPSNRFPLLLYSDYVGSISEGSAGIAKMVDLTPSCSRSASIPGFPSALKREPNMTCLLPTCPRISRIPGLASAGSVTGYEKSVWDRCSLWKKPLPIKEAFASYMPCVQKEAVSDTNIIKGMVAMLPTCSRKASVPGFPSAPLQKASDTLSTPQKLLPGIVSLLPICPKQTQTPGMPSQDQNNAENKDWHALGRLITNRPEKKTQAYIGQWIPKDTENPKDMVDMLISCPQKAKVFGLPSAPRQEPSMVNVMPSCPIHSRVPGLPSKTRQKLCLSSCNEWFASKSLQCKSPFIKKEVQIVNAVLRFDKNTAESMSAILPSCAKNASVSGFPSALTPTLADGPTMVNVLPSCTKESRVPGMPLRDTSKQLVWIMESKSLLVPREKSTVTLHLQNLNVFYSDCDMIKNMVSILPSCPRTACLPGFPSVPCQVLADIPSMINLLPTSPRHSRVCGIPSRFHSESHESEWSLNKRPIWKRPLTNPGKLLVIHDPKIYLREKAVATIMVSMLPPCPKHSYIPGIPSKARERPVEAVTKEALSMLKSLATFPENSKIPGLPAKYSAKASHGWYMDRDEVWKNPFNIRYCVVNQDFPVKEMSSREKEVMLSMLLSCPRQALNPGFPSAPRPQAVDVSVGKNPDMVQLLQCCPRQSSIIGFPSRMSIISHSKVGGWPVVNMQDCCQIYPKYSSSHKDIAMASISLEPSCPNISLSSGFTAVSPPDIDRLPNMVNIVPSCPKKASVLGVTSTHVHHSEQGWPGTKIIGKESENLKSQQLSLEEHSLCNVSVREKSMQFIFPSQDVPEHLQQRMTIESLTCPVEAIVKDLPSSNSQIQVDQRSSVVNGIEMLWDEASPTRLDLDTKKTKSDVCSALERHKDERGFWIPIEAEEIAVLEKGNLHCRMWHSIPDMPLFLSVRKRHENMVSLQPSCTIVAGAEELASQTQIKNAEQQLKKHPSNKTILWEELPKANTITYPTQKTIIWEELPKVSTEVTRRSEEEMEMASLPSMMLDTGDGIKTNTEAGIADLLPMWPTVSTLFEFTATAKQIDECLLDSKSTWDTPSRDNELVDEKSSPPRVDEKSSPPRAQCVPYYVKPEIEYKQYTFLEACPGVTNIAGMSSKLPVKDKHWLIDQKPIWEKQSKTKEILLTDASKDDEKNKKEMVLLVPSCPREARNPGFPSVPQYSGPPNVVNMCPGCPSVSNIPGSPSTHEANNRFLVSQQEPLLEKKIKTEVVVMTVSPKEKDEMEIGALVPTCPKYSCIAGTPSIPQPTVALHGSDMISLSSSCPKTSCIEGIPSLMEHFSNIWATDYTPLGVKQPKSNAVMIEERPHNDDMGAMSALAPTCPKQACIPGFPSALEPTVSNNAFSRVNLLPSCPASSSMAGFPSIQKADGKDWNTIHQPLWEQENKKESVLLLEYDKIGKDMKGVVSLAPSCPRESLISGCPSLPKSRMINAVDKTNMINLSSSCSKVSQIPGFPSSHNSKEWTQSRESLFEPRLKDKQVSSIDRCQGDKRAMKAMFFLVPSCPKEARTPGFPSHPNPLTVYSAQNIISLFTLCSQVSKIPGFPSVDGNRSVGWVTEKGSLLKRLPKKTVIFDTSNDNKKIMKNMVSCVPSCPKVSSIPGFPSIPNPKMVYYGQNVVNLLPLCPLVSIIPGFPSVEGHREEGWGTELVSLMHRPQKNNLFRIDSSPINIDEPSNMLALVPSCPGASKIPGFPSVPQYNMLRIVPICTKVSSLPGFASFEGASKFQWLFKTPTLCDKPLKETVFVIHLPYQDKETAKTMFALAPSCPEAPRVPGFPSASQTKSEIEPNIIRFVPCCSSASNLKGFASMTTIPSTGWINETKPILIKPQEKRAHMILSLAGQDQLYCYNTKGMVKLVTSCPKEARVCGFPSAQVVNRPPNMVSLYTSAPCVSCIPGFPSARMLSSECTNIQPRTTHKSLLKKLQDEKISVIAKFPAKDKHDQDEMKYMVALAPSCPHLTRIPGLPSILQLNPTENKTMTIPGPCSTEKHTSQELPHAQSTQSYLKDPRMPGVPSTSIRLTSTALAYATNKQT